In Streptomyces chartreusis, the following proteins share a genomic window:
- a CDS encoding SRPBCC family protein, with protein sequence MTADLTGTYLTLDDGRPAIRFSRTYDHPVERVWRFVTEVDELAHWFPSRAEIELRPGGTIKFGGDPNMEDSTGRVIAVEEPRHLSFEWGGDELHFDLEALDEGRTRFTLTNVLDAENTAARNGAGWEVCLAALDAHARGERREEPHAGAEAPWKGVYDSYVAAGFPSGAPVPGVDA encoded by the coding sequence ATGACCGCCGACCTCACCGGCACGTATCTCACCCTCGACGACGGCCGCCCCGCCATCCGCTTCAGCCGCACCTACGACCATCCCGTCGAGCGCGTCTGGCGGTTCGTGACCGAAGTCGACGAACTGGCCCACTGGTTCCCGTCCCGCGCCGAGATCGAGCTGCGTCCCGGCGGCACGATCAAGTTCGGCGGCGACCCGAACATGGAGGACTCCACGGGCCGCGTCATCGCCGTCGAAGAGCCCCGCCACCTGTCCTTCGAGTGGGGCGGCGACGAACTGCACTTCGACCTGGAGGCCTTGGACGAGGGCCGCACCCGCTTCACCCTCACCAACGTCCTCGACGCCGAGAACACCGCCGCCCGCAACGGCGCCGGCTGGGAGGTCTGCCTCGCCGCACTCGACGCGCACGCGCGCGGGGAGCGCCGCGAGGAGCCGCACGCCGGGGCCGAGGCCCCCTGGAAGGGGGTCTACGACAGCTACGTGGCCGCCGGATTCCCCTCCGGCGCCCCCGTCCCCGGCGTCGACGCGTGA
- a CDS encoding HlyD family efflux transporter periplasmic adaptor subunit codes for MQFRQQALAKLQSPEELDLPVRFARPQGWLVLSVTVVVMAAASVWAVTGSVSSTVGAPAILTHGQGSYILQSPVAGQVTAVLAKQGRQLKAGAPVLKVRTAEGETVVRTVAAGRVTGLAATIGQIISTGANVAAIEKVARTGDPLYATVYVPAENAASIPDKAAVDLTVSSVPTQEYGVLRGHVKSVDRSAQSAQQIAAFLGDSQLGEQFTKDGRPVAVLVKLDRRSSTESGYKWSSADGPPFSLTSMTMADASIRLADERPVDWLLP; via the coding sequence GTGCAGTTCCGCCAACAGGCCCTCGCCAAGCTCCAGTCACCGGAGGAGCTCGACCTCCCGGTGCGCTTCGCCCGCCCGCAGGGCTGGCTGGTGCTCTCCGTGACGGTGGTCGTCATGGCCGCCGCGTCCGTGTGGGCGGTGACCGGCTCGGTCTCCTCCACGGTCGGCGCGCCCGCCATCCTCACCCACGGCCAGGGCAGCTACATCCTCCAGAGCCCGGTTGCCGGCCAGGTCACCGCGGTCCTCGCCAAGCAGGGCCGGCAGCTGAAGGCAGGCGCCCCCGTACTGAAGGTCCGTACCGCCGAGGGCGAGACGGTCGTGCGCACGGTCGCCGCGGGCCGGGTCACCGGACTCGCCGCGACCATCGGGCAGATCATCTCCACCGGCGCGAACGTGGCCGCCATCGAGAAGGTCGCCCGCACCGGGGACCCGCTGTACGCGACGGTGTACGTCCCCGCCGAGAACGCGGCGTCCATCCCCGACAAGGCGGCCGTGGACCTCACCGTCTCCTCCGTGCCCACGCAGGAGTACGGCGTGCTGCGCGGCCATGTGAAGTCGGTGGACCGCTCCGCGCAGTCGGCGCAGCAGATCGCCGCGTTCCTCGGGGACAGCCAGCTGGGCGAGCAGTTCACCAAGGACGGCAGGCCGGTCGCCGTGCTCGTGAAGCTGGACCGCAGGTCGAGCACCGAGAGCGGCTACAAGTGGTCGTCCGCGGACGGACCGCCCTTCTCCCTCACCTCCATGACCATGGCCGACGCCTCGATCCGGCTGGCCGACGAGCGTCCCGTCGATTGGCTACTGCCGTGA
- a CDS encoding ArsR/SmtB family transcription factor, translating to MSDDASLWSALADPHRRAIVALLLERPRSVGEIVEECGLSQPSTSKHLKVLREAGLVRVRQDAQRRVYALDPAPIAALDAWLAPYRTLWNRSLDALGRRLDETARTAPEDTSYDPEGPTTKD from the coding sequence ATGTCCGACGACGCCTCCCTCTGGAGCGCCCTCGCCGATCCGCACCGACGGGCCATCGTCGCGCTGCTCCTGGAGCGGCCGCGGTCCGTCGGGGAGATCGTGGAGGAGTGCGGGCTCAGCCAGCCGAGCACCTCCAAGCATCTGAAGGTGCTGCGCGAGGCCGGCCTGGTGCGGGTGCGACAGGACGCGCAACGCCGTGTCTACGCCCTCGACCCCGCGCCGATCGCCGCGCTCGACGCCTGGCTCGCTCCGTACCGAACGCTGTGGAACCGCAGCCTGGACGCCCTGGGCCGCCGTCTCGACGAGACGGCGCGAACAGCGCCGGAGGACACCTCGTACGACCCCGAGGGACCCACCACGAAGGACTGA
- a CDS encoding NHLP family bacteriocin export ABC transporter peptidase/permease/ATPase subunit, translated as MSPAQETRSRRRAAPPKRPVPKGRAKTVRTPTVLQMEAVECGAASLAMVLGHYGRHVPLEELRIACGVSRDGSRASNLLKAARSYGLTAKGMQMDTAALAEVKTPAVLFWEFNHYVVYDGMGRRFGRRGVYINDPAKGRRFVPMEDFDGSFTGVVLVMEPGEDFAKGGRKPGVLGAMPARLRGTAGTMPAAVLASLLLVVVGAAVPALSRTYIDMFLIGGQTSLLGVLFASMGTCVALSVVLTWLQQANLLRGRIISSTLSSARFLRHLLRLPVTFFSQRSPADLVQRLQSNDAVAETLARDLAAAGVDAVVVILYALLLYTYDPQLTFVGIGVALLNVVAMRVVIRLRATRTAKLRADNARLTNTAYTGLQLIETMKATGGEDGYFRKWAGQHATTLEEQQRLGVPSAWLGVVAPTLATLNSALILWIGGMRAIEGGISVGLLVAFQALVTRFTAPITRLNGVAGRIQDFAADVARLKDVENFEADPLYGRPGTGDSTRRLHGHVELQNISFGYSPLDKPLLTGFDLTVGPGQQVALVGGSGSGKSTVSRLISGLYAPWEGVIRIDDQRIDDIPRGALAASVSFVDQEVFLFEGTVRDNVALWDPSIPDDAVVDALRDAALYDVVTRRPGGIHSRVEQDGRNFSGGQRQRLEIARALVRRPSILVLDEVTSALDAETELVVMDNLRKRGCACVVIAHRLSTVRDSDEIVVLEHGTIVERGRHEELVARGGAYAALVRER; from the coding sequence GTGAGCCCCGCACAGGAGACGCGGAGCAGGCGCCGCGCCGCCCCGCCGAAGCGCCCCGTGCCCAAGGGCCGGGCGAAGACCGTCCGCACCCCCACCGTGCTCCAGATGGAGGCCGTGGAATGCGGCGCCGCCTCCCTGGCGATGGTGCTCGGTCACTACGGCCGCCATGTCCCGCTGGAGGAACTGCGCATCGCGTGCGGTGTCTCGCGCGACGGCTCGCGCGCCAGCAATCTGCTGAAGGCGGCCCGCAGTTACGGTCTGACGGCCAAGGGCATGCAGATGGACACGGCCGCCCTCGCCGAGGTGAAGACCCCGGCCGTCCTGTTCTGGGAGTTCAACCACTACGTCGTCTACGACGGCATGGGCCGCCGTTTCGGACGCCGGGGCGTCTACATCAACGACCCCGCCAAGGGCCGCCGTTTCGTGCCCATGGAGGACTTCGACGGCAGCTTCACCGGCGTCGTCCTGGTGATGGAGCCCGGCGAGGACTTCGCCAAGGGGGGCCGCAAGCCGGGTGTGCTCGGTGCGATGCCGGCCCGGCTGCGCGGCACCGCCGGCACGATGCCCGCCGCCGTTCTCGCGAGCCTGCTCCTGGTGGTGGTCGGCGCGGCGGTGCCCGCGCTGAGCCGCACCTACATCGACATGTTCCTCATCGGCGGCCAGACCTCGCTGCTGGGCGTGCTGTTCGCGTCGATGGGGACCTGCGTCGCGCTCTCGGTGGTGCTGACCTGGCTGCAACAGGCGAATCTGCTGCGCGGCCGCATCATCTCCTCCACCCTGTCCAGCGCCAGGTTCCTGCGCCATCTGCTGCGGCTGCCGGTGACGTTCTTCTCCCAGCGCAGCCCGGCCGACCTGGTCCAACGCCTCCAGTCGAACGACGCCGTCGCGGAGACCCTGGCCCGCGACCTGGCGGCGGCGGGCGTGGACGCGGTGGTCGTCATCCTCTACGCGCTCCTCCTCTACACCTACGACCCGCAGCTCACGTTCGTCGGCATAGGGGTGGCGCTCCTGAACGTGGTCGCCATGCGTGTCGTCATCCGGCTGCGCGCCACCCGCACCGCGAAGCTCCGCGCGGACAACGCCCGGCTGACGAACACCGCCTACACCGGCCTTCAGCTGATCGAGACGATGAAGGCGACCGGCGGTGAGGACGGCTACTTCCGCAAGTGGGCCGGACAGCACGCCACCACGCTGGAGGAACAGCAGCGGCTCGGCGTGCCCAGCGCCTGGCTCGGCGTCGTCGCCCCGACGCTCGCCACCCTGAACAGCGCGCTCATCCTCTGGATAGGCGGCATGCGCGCGATCGAGGGCGGCATATCCGTCGGTCTGCTGGTCGCCTTCCAGGCCCTGGTCACCCGCTTCACCGCCCCGATCACCCGGCTCAACGGCGTCGCGGGCCGCATCCAGGACTTCGCCGCCGACGTGGCGCGCCTGAAGGACGTCGAGAACTTCGAGGCGGATCCCCTCTACGGCCGTCCCGGCACCGGCGACTCCACCCGCCGGCTGCACGGCCACGTCGAACTCCAGAACATCTCCTTCGGCTACAGCCCCCTCGACAAGCCCCTGCTCACGGGCTTCGACCTGACGGTCGGCCCGGGCCAGCAGGTGGCACTGGTCGGCGGCTCGGGCAGCGGCAAGTCGACGGTGTCCCGGCTGATCTCGGGCCTGTACGCCCCCTGGGAGGGCGTCATCCGCATCGACGACCAGCGCATCGACGACATCCCGCGCGGCGCGCTCGCCGCCTCCGTCTCCTTCGTGGACCAGGAGGTGTTCCTCTTCGAGGGCACGGTCCGCGACAACGTGGCGCTGTGGGACCCCTCGATCCCCGACGACGCGGTGGTGGACGCGCTGCGCGACGCGGCGCTGTACGACGTGGTGACGCGCCGCCCCGGCGGCATCCACAGCAGGGTCGAGCAGGACGGCCGCAACTTCTCCGGCGGGCAGCGCCAGCGCCTGGAGATCGCTCGGGCGCTGGTGCGCCGGCCCAGCATCCTGGTCCTCGACGAGGTGACGAGCGCACTGGACGCGGAGACCGAACTGGTCGTGATGGACAACCTGCGCAAGCGCGGCTGTGCCTGTGTGGTGATCGCGCACCGGCTCAGCACCGTGCGCGACAGCGACGAGATCGTCGTACTCGAGCACGGCACGATCGTCGAACGCGGGCGGCACGAGGAGCTGGTGGCGCGCGGTGGCGCGTACGCGGCTCTGGTCAGGGAGCGGTGA
- a CDS encoding PaaI family thioesterase, with the protein MTMTSAEADKILSANFAPWVLQLGLTVQTVADDRVILRMPWSDALAREGGALSGQALMAAADTATVIAVAAARGAYGPMTTVQQSTSFQRAVIGSDVLIEAVVTKLGRRMAFADIAMTDESSGEIAARASTVYALLG; encoded by the coding sequence ATGACGATGACCAGCGCCGAAGCCGACAAGATCCTCTCCGCCAACTTCGCCCCCTGGGTGCTCCAGCTCGGGCTGACCGTCCAGACGGTGGCGGACGACCGCGTGATCCTGCGAATGCCCTGGTCGGACGCCTTGGCCCGGGAGGGCGGCGCACTGTCGGGACAGGCTCTGATGGCCGCCGCCGACACCGCGACCGTGATCGCCGTAGCGGCGGCGCGCGGGGCGTACGGCCCGATGACGACGGTGCAGCAGTCGACGTCGTTCCAGCGCGCGGTGATCGGTTCGGATGTCCTGATCGAAGCGGTCGTGACGAAACTGGGCCGCCGTATGGCATTCGCCGATATCGCGATGACGGACGAGAGTTCGGGGGAAATCGCGGCCCGCGCAAGCACCGTGTATGCCCTTCTGGGCTGA
- a CDS encoding SpoIIE family protein phosphatase has translation MVGVSDGQTSAQAPAAARTRVGRPLLSLALASMMDEVHAHAGGVYLLAADEPVLEMAVMAGLPRAFAAPWERVGLSAPIPVAEAVRERELVWVGGEEDMAARFPRIAVVLPYPFALAALPVATESTVYGAIFVTWPGSHPPQLSVRDRDHLIAACRRLAVRLERAFEASRPPLPEPDLLAAPAFSGSAGLFGTVEAARMVSRLPYGLCSLDLNGRVGFANPAAAELIGLPVSKLLGNQLWAAVPWLNDPIYEDRYRAALFSQQTTSFVALRPPGDWLSFRMYPSTTGLSVRISRARAVAEMARRGPQPGDTPSRLVTISQVLSLAGALTEAASVQDVVQLVSDEIAPAVGSQGLIVLGSRSGRLHVLGHRGYPDPHAVERFDGLPLAERTPGAQVLSTGVPAFFDSRQELERLYPSRYAAPDGFAAWAYLPLIASGRPVGTCVLAYAEPHPFPADERAVLTSLGGLIAQALERAQLYDAKHQLAHGLQAALLPHSLPELPGIEAAARYLPATQGMEIGGDFYDLVPMEPGLTAAVIGDVQGHNVTAAGLMGQIRTAVRAYTTVGYSPEEVMRSTNRLLIDLGSDLFASCLYLCLDPEQGRAVMARAGHPPPLLRRPDGRVRVLDRAGGPLLGIDGSPTYPTAEVDLTPGCVLVLYTDGLIESPGVDIEDALADLGQLLAQAGDRPLDELADLLVQHSVSVRDRVDDVALLLLRARG, from the coding sequence GTGGTCGGGGTGTCCGACGGGCAGACGTCCGCCCAGGCGCCTGCGGCCGCGAGGACGCGGGTCGGCCGGCCACTGCTGTCGCTTGCGCTGGCCTCGATGATGGACGAGGTGCACGCGCACGCCGGTGGCGTGTATCTGCTGGCGGCCGACGAGCCGGTCCTGGAGATGGCGGTGATGGCGGGGCTGCCCAGGGCGTTCGCGGCGCCCTGGGAGCGGGTCGGGCTGAGCGCGCCGATCCCGGTCGCCGAGGCGGTGCGCGAGCGGGAGCTCGTCTGGGTCGGCGGCGAGGAGGACATGGCGGCCCGCTTTCCGCGGATCGCGGTCGTGCTGCCGTATCCGTTCGCGCTGGCCGCGCTGCCCGTGGCCACCGAGTCCACCGTGTACGGCGCGATCTTCGTGACCTGGCCGGGTTCGCACCCGCCGCAGCTGTCGGTCCGGGACCGGGACCATCTGATCGCCGCCTGCCGACGGCTCGCGGTGCGGCTGGAGCGGGCCTTCGAGGCGAGCCGCCCGCCGCTGCCGGAGCCCGATCTGCTGGCCGCGCCGGCGTTCAGCGGCTCGGCCGGCCTGTTCGGCACGGTGGAGGCGGCGCGCATGGTGTCGCGGCTGCCGTACGGGCTGTGCTCGCTCGATCTGAACGGGCGGGTCGGTTTCGCCAACCCGGCGGCGGCCGAACTGATCGGCCTCCCCGTCAGCAAACTGCTCGGCAACCAGCTGTGGGCGGCGGTGCCCTGGCTGAACGACCCCATTTACGAGGACCGCTACCGGGCCGCGCTGTTCAGTCAGCAGACCACGTCGTTCGTGGCGCTGCGCCCGCCCGGCGACTGGCTGTCCTTCCGGATGTATCCGAGCACGACCGGTCTGAGCGTGCGGATCAGCAGGGCGCGGGCGGTGGCCGAGATGGCCCGCCGAGGGCCCCAGCCCGGGGACACGCCGTCCCGGCTGGTGACCATCTCCCAGGTGCTGAGCCTGGCGGGCGCGCTGACCGAGGCGGCGAGCGTGCAGGACGTGGTGCAGCTCGTCTCGGACGAGATCGCCCCGGCCGTCGGCAGCCAGGGACTGATCGTCCTCGGCTCGCGGTCCGGGCGGCTCCACGTCCTCGGCCATCGCGGCTATCCCGACCCGCATGCCGTGGAGCGGTTCGACGGGCTGCCGCTCGCCGAACGGACCCCGGGCGCGCAGGTCCTGAGCACCGGTGTGCCCGCGTTCTTCGACTCACGGCAGGAGCTGGAGCGGCTGTATCCGTCGCGGTACGCGGCTCCCGACGGGTTCGCGGCGTGGGCGTACCTGCCGCTCATCGCCTCCGGACGGCCGGTCGGCACGTGCGTGCTCGCCTACGCCGAACCGCATCCCTTCCCGGCGGACGAACGCGCGGTCCTCACCAGTCTGGGCGGCCTCATCGCACAGGCGCTGGAGCGTGCCCAGCTCTACGACGCGAAGCACCAGCTGGCGCACGGACTCCAGGCCGCCCTGCTCCCCCACTCGCTGCCGGAGCTGCCGGGCATCGAGGCGGCCGCGCGCTATCTGCCCGCGACCCAGGGCATGGAGATCGGCGGCGACTTCTACGACCTGGTGCCGATGGAGCCGGGCCTGACCGCGGCGGTGATCGGGGACGTGCAGGGCCACAACGTCACGGCGGCCGGGCTGATGGGCCAGATCCGCACGGCGGTACGGGCGTACACGACGGTCGGGTACTCCCCCGAGGAGGTCATGCGCAGCACCAACCGGCTGCTGATCGACCTCGGTTCGGATCTGTTCGCGAGCTGTCTGTATCTCTGCCTCGATCCGGAGCAGGGGCGCGCGGTGATGGCCCGTGCCGGGCATCCGCCGCCGCTGCTGAGGCGGCCGGACGGACGGGTCCGGGTGCTCGACCGCGCCGGTGGCCCGCTGCTGGGGATCGACGGTTCGCCCACGTACCCGACGGCGGAGGTGGACCTCACGCCCGGCTGTGTGCTGGTCCTGTACACGGACGGGCTGATCGAGTCCCCCGGCGTCGACATCGAGGACGCGCTCGCCGACCTCGGGCAGCTGCTCGCGCAGGCCGGGGACCGTCCGCTGGACGAGCTGGCGGATCTGCTGGTGCAGCACAGTGTGTCGGTGCGCGACCGGGTCGACGATGTCGCGCTGCTGCTGTTGCGTGCGCGGGGCTGA
- a CDS encoding NHLP bacteriocin export ABC transporter permease/ATPase subunit — MTSVHEGDLVLDALGQMGTRIDCAGFNRIDLEGPQVLWLVASGAVDLFAVDAGQQGHWHHLGRLEAGSLLLGPVPGPQHTLVARPLRDCVVHRIGLRELYQPANTQTWSYDEYGNPQYVPPQTSPLEYALALGVGRSLTILFQAPMATERAAEVTDDDVFWMQVPPGSVQYGSLYGAEAAADLLMDPAVWQSMVDQQYRLLTTLDRWIEQLERTHENRTAEGIKAGEAVRAQADRTLLASIGKRGDKRTTAADADASYAACKLVAEAAGITLSEPAQSGTESDRLDPVERVAIASRVRTRAVRLDGRWWRDNVGPLVGHRALSGAPVALLWRRGGYVAVHPATGRETPIEKANAEEFEPRAVMFYRPLPDRVLSPLRLLRFSMQGTGGDLTNLIAGGLVTVGIGALVPIATGKVLGEFVPKAQTGLIVQFCLAVMISSVVAAAFMLLQNLTILRLEGRIEATLQPALWDRLLRLPTKFFTQRSTGELASQAMGISAIRRLMAGVGPVVASSVTVGAMNLTLLFWYSVPMALAAIGMLVVIAAVFLGLGLWQVRWQRRLVVLNNKLNNQAFQTLRGLPKLRVAAAENYAYAAWASQFAHSRELQQRVGRIKNLTTVMGAVYLPLCTLLMFMLLAGPARGTMSAAAFLTFNTSVTMLLTSVTQLTGAFVSAVAALPLFEEIKPVLEATPEVRTASTRPGPLTGSIEARRLSFRYSDDGPLVLDDVSFDIRPGEFVAIVGPSGCGKSTLLRLLIGFDKPVSGSVLYDGQDLAALDQSAVRRQCGVVLQHAQPFTGSILDVICGTEPYTPEEAMAAAEMAGLAEDIKRMPMGLHTIVSGSGAISGGQRQRLMIAQALIRRPRILFFDEATSALDNETQRTVIESTRALNATRIVIAHRLSTVLDADRVIVMEDGKVAQQGPPAQLLSDTGGRLHELVRRQMA, encoded by the coding sequence ATGACCTCCGTCCACGAGGGTGACCTCGTCCTCGACGCGCTCGGTCAGATGGGCACGCGCATCGACTGCGCCGGTTTCAACCGGATCGACCTCGAAGGCCCGCAGGTGCTGTGGCTGGTCGCGTCCGGTGCGGTGGACCTGTTCGCGGTGGACGCCGGGCAGCAGGGCCACTGGCATCATCTGGGCCGCCTGGAGGCGGGCTCGCTGCTGCTCGGCCCGGTGCCGGGACCGCAGCACACCCTGGTCGCCCGCCCGCTCAGGGACTGCGTCGTGCACCGCATCGGGCTGCGCGAGCTGTACCAGCCCGCGAACACCCAGACCTGGTCCTACGACGAGTACGGCAACCCGCAGTACGTCCCGCCGCAGACCAGCCCCCTGGAGTACGCCCTCGCGCTGGGCGTCGGCCGCAGCCTGACCATCCTCTTCCAGGCGCCGATGGCCACCGAGCGGGCGGCCGAGGTCACCGACGACGACGTCTTCTGGATGCAGGTGCCGCCCGGCAGCGTGCAGTACGGCTCGCTGTACGGCGCGGAGGCGGCGGCCGATCTGCTGATGGATCCGGCGGTCTGGCAGTCCATGGTCGACCAGCAGTACCGCCTGCTGACCACGCTCGACCGCTGGATCGAGCAGCTGGAACGCACCCATGAGAACCGCACCGCCGAGGGCATCAAGGCCGGCGAGGCGGTGCGCGCGCAGGCTGACCGTACGCTGCTGGCGTCCATCGGCAAGCGCGGCGACAAGCGGACGACGGCGGCCGACGCGGACGCCAGCTACGCCGCCTGCAAGCTGGTCGCCGAGGCAGCCGGGATCACCCTGTCCGAGCCCGCGCAGAGCGGCACCGAGAGCGACCGGCTCGACCCGGTGGAGCGCGTGGCCATCGCCTCGCGGGTGCGCACCAGGGCCGTACGCCTGGACGGTCGGTGGTGGCGGGACAACGTCGGACCGCTCGTCGGCCACCGGGCGCTGTCCGGTGCGCCGGTCGCGCTGCTGTGGCGGCGCGGCGGCTATGTCGCCGTGCATCCGGCGACGGGCCGGGAGACGCCGATCGAGAAGGCGAACGCGGAGGAGTTCGAGCCGCGCGCGGTGATGTTCTACCGGCCGCTGCCGGACCGCGTGTTGAGCCCGCTGCGGCTGCTGCGGTTCAGCATGCAGGGCACCGGCGGCGACCTCACCAATCTGATCGCCGGCGGTCTGGTGACCGTCGGGATCGGTGCGCTGGTGCCGATCGCGACCGGCAAGGTGCTCGGTGAGTTCGTGCCGAAGGCGCAGACCGGGCTGATCGTGCAGTTCTGTCTGGCCGTGATGATCAGCAGTGTGGTGGCGGCGGCGTTCATGCTGCTCCAGAACCTGACGATCCTGCGGCTGGAGGGCCGGATCGAGGCGACGCTGCAACCGGCCCTGTGGGACCGGCTGCTGCGGCTGCCCACGAAGTTCTTCACCCAGCGCTCGACCGGTGAGCTGGCCAGCCAGGCCATGGGCATCAGCGCGATCCGCCGGCTGATGGCCGGAGTCGGGCCGGTCGTGGCCTCGTCGGTGACGGTGGGCGCGATGAACCTGACGCTGCTGTTCTGGTACAGCGTGCCGATGGCGCTGGCGGCGATCGGCATGCTCGTCGTCATCGCCGCGGTGTTCCTTGGGCTGGGGCTGTGGCAGGTGCGCTGGCAGCGGCGGCTGGTGGTGCTCAACAACAAGCTCAACAATCAGGCGTTCCAGACCCTGCGCGGACTGCCGAAGCTGCGGGTCGCGGCGGCCGAGAACTACGCGTACGCGGCGTGGGCGTCGCAGTTCGCGCACAGCCGTGAGCTCCAGCAGAGGGTGGGGCGGATCAAGAACCTCACCACGGTGATGGGCGCGGTGTATCTGCCGCTGTGCACCCTGCTGATGTTCATGCTGCTGGCCGGGCCGGCCCGCGGGACGATGTCGGCGGCGGCGTTCCTCACCTTCAACACCTCGGTGACGATGCTGCTGACCTCCGTCACCCAGCTGACGGGCGCGTTCGTCTCGGCGGTGGCCGCGCTGCCGCTGTTCGAGGAGATCAAGCCGGTCCTCGAGGCCACGCCCGAGGTGCGTACGGCGAGCACCCGGCCGGGCCCGCTGACAGGCTCGATCGAGGCGCGCCGCCTGTCCTTCCGGTACTCCGACGACGGTCCCCTCGTCCTGGACGACGTCTCCTTCGACATCCGGCCGGGTGAGTTCGTGGCGATCGTCGGGCCCAGCGGCTGCGGCAAGTCGACGCTGCTGAGGCTCCTGATCGGCTTCGACAAGCCGGTTTCGGGCAGTGTGCTGTACGACGGGCAGGACCTGGCGGCGCTCGACCAGTCGGCCGTGCGCCGCCAGTGCGGGGTCGTGCTCCAGCACGCGCAGCCGTTCACCGGGTCGATCCTGGACGTCATCTGCGGCACCGAGCCGTACACGCCGGAGGAGGCGATGGCGGCGGCCGAGATGGCGGGCCTCGCCGAGGACATCAAGCGGATGCCGATGGGGCTGCACACCATCGTGTCGGGCAGCGGCGCGATCTCCGGTGGGCAGCGCCAGCGTCTGATGATCGCCCAGGCGCTGATCCGCCGGCCGCGCATCCTCTTCTTCGACGAGGCGACCAGCGCCCTCGACAACGAGACGCAGCGCACGGTCATCGAGTCCACGCGGGCGCTGAACGCCACCCGCATCGTCATCGCGCACCGCCTGTCGACGGTGCTGGACGCCGACCGCGTCATCGTGATGGAGGACGGGAAGGTGGCCCAGCAGGGGCCGCCCGCTCAGCTCCTCTCGGACACGGGCGGGCGGCTGCACGAGCTGGTGCGGCGTCAGATGGCCTGA
- a CDS encoding S1 family peptidase — MSHKRIPKRKAAIAAGSVVALGAAAILLPNANASQDGASDDAAAAPKTLKSADASDLASQLAGLLGDAFAGSYYDAESQQLVVNVIPGDNNNVIVQAKKAGAKVREVENSLSELASGAQTLKSEATIPGTAWAVDPRTNKILVTADSTVTGDKWDTLETTVDSLGSGMATIKKSAGTFKTFLSGGDAIFAGGARCSAGFNVTAGDGTPAFLTAGHCGVAAEQWSDAEGGQPIATVDQATFPGDGDFALVKYDDPATQAPSEVNLGDQTLAISQAADAEVGLQVFRMGSTTGLNDGAVTGLDATVNYPEGTVTGLIQTDVCAEPGDSGGSLFTQDGLAIGLTSGGSGDCTVGGETFFQPVTTALAAVGATLGDAAGGAGAGDQAGAGDEAGAGDDAGAGAGEQAGAGEEAGAGQEAGAGEEAGAGEEVGNGNAEGTGNGLGEIVGNGRGND; from the coding sequence TTGAGTCACAAGCGAATCCCGAAGCGCAAGGCCGCGATAGCCGCGGGCAGCGTGGTGGCGCTCGGAGCGGCCGCGATCCTGCTGCCCAACGCCAACGCCTCGCAGGACGGCGCGTCGGACGACGCCGCCGCCGCTCCCAAGACCCTGAAGTCCGCGGACGCCTCGGATCTCGCCTCGCAGCTCGCGGGCCTGCTCGGCGACGCCTTCGCCGGTTCCTACTACGACGCCGAGAGCCAGCAGCTCGTCGTCAACGTCATCCCCGGCGACAACAACAATGTGATCGTCCAGGCGAAGAAGGCCGGCGCGAAGGTCCGCGAGGTCGAGAACAGCCTGTCCGAGCTGGCGTCCGGCGCGCAGACCCTGAAGTCCGAGGCGACCATCCCCGGCACGGCCTGGGCGGTCGACCCCAGAACGAACAAGATCCTCGTCACCGCCGACAGCACGGTCACCGGCGACAAGTGGGACACGCTGGAGACGACCGTCGACAGCCTCGGCTCGGGCATGGCGACCATCAAGAAGTCGGCCGGAACCTTCAAGACGTTCCTCTCCGGCGGCGACGCCATCTTCGCCGGCGGCGCACGCTGCTCCGCGGGCTTCAACGTCACCGCGGGCGACGGCACCCCCGCCTTCCTGACCGCCGGTCACTGCGGAGTCGCGGCCGAGCAGTGGTCGGACGCCGAGGGCGGCCAGCCGATCGCCACCGTCGACCAGGCCACCTTCCCCGGTGACGGCGACTTCGCCCTCGTCAAGTACGACGACCCGGCGACGCAGGCCCCGAGCGAGGTCAACCTCGGCGACCAGACCCTGGCGATCAGCCAGGCCGCGGACGCCGAGGTCGGCCTCCAGGTCTTCCGGATGGGCAGCACCACCGGCCTGAACGACGGTGCTGTCACGGGCCTCGACGCCACCGTGAACTACCCGGAGGGCACGGTCACCGGGCTCATCCAGACCGACGTCTGCGCCGAGCCCGGCGACAGCGGCGGCTCCCTGTTCACCCAGGACGGGCTGGCCATCGGCCTGACGTCCGGCGGCAGCGGTGACTGCACGGTCGGCGGCGAGACCTTCTTCCAGCCGGTGACCACCGCCCTGGCGGCGGTCGGCGCGACCCTCGGCGACGCCGCGGGTGGCGCGGGCGCCGGCGACCAGGCCGGTGCGGGCGACGAGGCGGGCGCCGGTGACGACGCCGGTGCCGGCGCCGGCGAGCAGGCCGGTGCGGGTGAAGAGGCCGGAGCCGGTCAGGAGGCCGGTGCCGGTGAGGAAGCCGGAGCCGGTGAAGAGGTCGGCAACGGCAACGCCGAGGGCACGGGCAACGGCCTCGGCGAGATCGTCGGCAACGGTCGGGGCAACGACTGA